One window of Chryseobacterium indologenes genomic DNA carries:
- a CDS encoding TonB-dependent receptor, which yields MNKKIQILSILFLGISSVAFSQIKEEKLVLNKKREPEVKKIEKKKTSVETIKNYPPEEKSQTPVKYTITDVPAVSDFKTSTIQGEDVAPKFDGTAQNNYFQFGMGNYGKVLVDGNISKTLENKFEVGADVHVLSTNGLKKEYDWKSGQTSANIGAFLNSYGEKGKFNINAEYGLDNYNYYGIYAMQPTGELDLKQKVNQFKVNGYYDFYSNEILNDVRVKSSFLKDHFDAQENQVSILANFSKHAVELGKSGINLNADLGVGLDAVKTDFAIRDKNSSNFFNTSLTPKVTFRKGDSYLTLGSSFSFLNAKNSNDQLEQQKNNKTYWFPQAEFQFAAAKEFKFYGGVDGGLKLNTYGDMLQTNPFILSDQFLKPTETKYHFYVGLRGDIDETLKYDFSAGYGKMRDIMFFKANGLFDNTSVNRSAYNFANTFSAVYDDGNVSDIKGSVQYFPLANLILDAELRFTKYDLKNYDNIYNVPLFNASIGAKYTMLDKKLLLGFKGIFASDRTTNSYAIEGVGAPNVIFQSTENTNDKVGGYADLNLSAEYKIHKNFSIFALGNNLLSSKYQTYKGYKVLGAQILGGVKITF from the coding sequence ATGAACAAGAAAATTCAAATATTATCCATATTATTTTTAGGAATTTCGTCAGTGGCGTTTTCCCAGATCAAGGAGGAAAAACTGGTTCTTAACAAAAAGAGAGAGCCGGAGGTGAAGAAGATCGAGAAGAAGAAGACTTCTGTGGAAACCATTAAAAACTATCCGCCGGAAGAGAAATCGCAGACGCCTGTGAAATATACGATCACGGATGTTCCGGCAGTTTCTGATTTCAAAACTTCAACGATTCAGGGGGAAGATGTTGCTCCGAAATTTGATGGAACCGCTCAGAATAATTACTTCCAGTTCGGAATGGGGAATTACGGTAAAGTCTTAGTAGATGGAAACATATCCAAAACCCTTGAGAATAAGTTTGAAGTAGGAGCAGATGTTCATGTGCTTTCTACCAATGGTCTTAAAAAAGAGTACGACTGGAAATCCGGGCAGACTTCGGCGAATATCGGTGCTTTCCTGAACTCTTACGGAGAAAAAGGAAAATTCAATATCAACGCTGAATATGGCTTAGATAACTATAATTATTACGGGATCTATGCGATGCAGCCGACTGGTGAACTTGATCTGAAACAAAAGGTTAATCAGTTTAAAGTAAACGGATACTATGATTTTTATTCCAATGAAATCTTAAATGATGTAAGGGTGAAATCATCATTCCTGAAAGATCATTTTGATGCTCAGGAAAACCAGGTTTCCATTCTTGCGAACTTTTCCAAGCATGCCGTGGAATTAGGAAAATCAGGAATCAATCTGAATGCTGATCTGGGTGTAGGATTAGATGCTGTGAAGACTGATTTTGCGATCAGAGATAAAAATTCTTCCAATTTCTTCAATACCAGCCTGACTCCGAAAGTGACGTTCAGAAAAGGAGATTCTTATCTGACATTAGGTTCTTCATTCTCTTTCCTGAATGCTAAAAACTCTAATGATCAGCTGGAACAGCAGAAAAATAACAAAACCTATTGGTTCCCGCAGGCAGAATTTCAGTTTGCTGCAGCCAAAGAATTCAAATTCTATGGAGGGGTAGACGGAGGTCTTAAACTGAATACTTATGGAGATATGTTGCAGACGAATCCATTCATCCTTTCTGACCAGTTTTTAAAGCCTACAGAGACTAAATATCATTTTTATGTAGGATTGAGAGGAGATATTGACGAAACGTTGAAATACGACTTCTCTGCAGGTTACGGAAAGATGAGAGATATTATGTTCTTTAAGGCTAACGGTCTTTTTGATAATACCTCTGTTAATCGCTCTGCCTACAATTTTGCCAATACATTCTCTGCAGTGTATGACGATGGTAATGTAAGCGATATCAAAGGTAGCGTACAGTATTTCCCGTTAGCAAACCTGATTTTAGATGCAGAATTAAGGTTCACCAAGTATGATCTTAAGAATTACGACAATATTTATAACGTTCCATTGTTCAATGCGAGTATCGGGGCAAAATATACAATGCTTGACAAAAAGTTATTGTTAGGATTTAAAGGAATCTTTGCAAGTGACAGAACAACAAACTCTTATGCCATCGAAGGAGTAGGAGCTCCAAATGTAATCTTCCAGTCTACGGAGAATACAAACGACAAAGTTGGTGGTTACGCTGATTTAAATCTTTCTGCAGAGTATAAAATTCACAAAAATTTCAGTATTTTCGCACTCGGAAATAATCTTCTGAGCTCAAAATACCAGACGTACAAAGGATATAAAGTCCTGGGTGCACAGATTCTGGGAGGTGTGAAAATTACTTTCTAA
- a CDS encoding DUF962 domain-containing protein codes for MAERIKTYREFYQFYLTEHSKTGTRIFHFIGTLLVFFVIGYVISSGKERFLWYIPIFGYGFAWFSHAVIERNKPATFKYPLWSLISDFRLFFELLIGKQKFIMPNNKPQNQE; via the coding sequence ATGGCTGAAAGAATTAAAACCTACAGAGAATTTTACCAGTTTTACCTTACCGAACACAGTAAAACAGGAACCCGGATTTTTCATTTTATCGGAACACTGCTCGTATTTTTCGTTATAGGATATGTGATCAGTTCCGGAAAGGAAAGGTTTCTCTGGTATATTCCGATTTTCGGATATGGATTTGCCTGGTTCAGTCATGCTGTGATTGAGAGAAACAAACCTGCCACTTTCAAGTATCCGTTGTGGTCTTTAATTTCGGATTTCAGATTGTTTTTTGAACTGCTGATTGGTAAGCAGAAATTCATAATGCCTAATAATAAACCTCAGAATCAGGAATAA
- a CDS encoding APC family permease: MSQLFRRKIYSDTDTSTGLLRVLGVWDIVFFGIAAIIGAGSFSSLGEAVFRGGPGVILLYLICGFACGFTALCYAEFASRIPTAGSAYTYAYASFGELIAWIIGWALIMEYSFGNIYVAFSWSDYFTSFLGRLGMHIPDYLTCSYTEARKAVQYGSENKELLNAWKTAPLIGSLKFIVDIPALVINGLITWLCYVGVKESKNFNNSLVILKLAVIILVILVGCAYVNTENWTPISPATGTPSFMPNGFAGVMSAVSGVFFAYIGFDALSVLSEETKDPQKTLPKGMIISLVLCTVIYIALTLVLTGMVDYKKFDGVGDPLSFIFEKTNANVAWMELVVSFVAIVAITTVLLVFQMGQPRIWYAMSRDGLMPQRFQKVHPKYKTPSYATVVTGIVVGIPILFTDKTFILDFTSIGTIFAFVLVCAGVLMLPAKEKIKGRFHLPYVNGKIIFPVVFIGGLLAFYKWQPEFFDNLMNWSDPSEGEFRASIFFFIIINLILCVVAFIKNLSLIPLVGLSSCLYLLTGMSHENWFWFGMWFLIGMVIYFCYGYKNSKLGKELKNS; this comes from the coding sequence ATGAGTCAACTTTTTAGAAGAAAAATCTATTCAGATACAGACACTTCAACGGGGCTTTTAAGAGTCTTGGGAGTATGGGACATTGTATTTTTTGGTATTGCGGCTATTATTGGAGCTGGAAGTTTCAGCAGTTTGGGAGAAGCCGTTTTCAGAGGGGGTCCCGGTGTCATCCTTTTATATTTGATTTGTGGTTTTGCCTGTGGGTTTACTGCTTTATGCTATGCTGAATTTGCCAGCAGAATACCTACCGCAGGTTCTGCCTACACGTATGCCTACGCCAGTTTTGGTGAACTGATTGCCTGGATAATCGGCTGGGCTCTGATCATGGAATATTCTTTCGGAAATATTTATGTAGCATTTTCGTGGTCAGATTACTTCACGAGTTTCTTAGGTCGCCTCGGAATGCATATCCCTGATTATCTGACCTGCAGCTATACAGAAGCAAGGAAAGCCGTTCAATATGGTTCAGAAAACAAAGAACTGTTAAATGCATGGAAAACAGCACCATTGATAGGAAGCTTAAAATTTATTGTAGACATTCCCGCATTGGTAATCAACGGTTTAATCACATGGCTTTGTTATGTAGGAGTAAAAGAAAGTAAAAACTTCAACAACTCTCTGGTAATCTTAAAACTGGCAGTGATCATATTGGTAATTCTTGTAGGCTGTGCCTATGTAAACACTGAAAACTGGACCCCAATAAGCCCAGCTACCGGAACACCTTCCTTTATGCCGAACGGTTTTGCCGGGGTAATGAGTGCAGTATCCGGAGTATTCTTTGCTTATATTGGATTTGATGCCTTGAGTGTACTTTCCGAAGAAACTAAAGATCCACAAAAAACCTTACCAAAAGGGATGATCATCTCTCTTGTATTATGTACGGTAATTTATATTGCATTAACACTCGTACTTACAGGAATGGTAGATTATAAAAAGTTTGACGGCGTGGGAGATCCACTTTCATTCATCTTTGAAAAAACAAATGCTAATGTAGCCTGGATGGAGCTTGTTGTTTCCTTTGTTGCTATTGTTGCTATTACCACAGTATTATTGGTTTTCCAGATGGGACAGCCAAGAATCTGGTATGCGATGAGCCGTGACGGACTGATGCCCCAGAGATTCCAGAAGGTACATCCAAAATATAAAACCCCTTCTTACGCAACTGTTGTTACCGGAATTGTAGTAGGTATTCCAATTCTATTCACAGATAAAACATTTATCCTGGATTTTACGAGTATCGGAACTATTTTCGCATTCGTATTGGTATGTGCGGGAGTACTTATGCTTCCTGCGAAAGAGAAAATCAAAGGCAGATTTCACCTTCCGTATGTGAATGGTAAAATTATTTTCCCTGTTGTTTTCATCGGTGGCTTACTAGCCTTCTACAAATGGCAGCCGGAATTTTTTGACAACCTGATGAACTGGTCAGATCCTAGCGAAGGAGAATTCAGAGCTTCTATTTTCTTCTTTATCATCATCAACCTTATCTTATGTGTGGTAGCTTTTATCAAGAACTTATCATTGATTCCATTGGTTGGGTTAAGCTCATGCCTGTATCTTCTAACGGGAATGAGCCATGAAAACTGGTTCTGGTTCGGAATGTGGTTCCTGATCGGTATGGTTATTTATTTCTGCTACGGATACAAAAACAGTAAACTTGGAAAAGAATTAAAGAATAGCTAA
- a CDS encoding tetratricopeptide repeat protein, with translation MKSKKILLAAAVIYFGISDAQQSQYFTQKENYRFNLAENLYQTKIYNASQYEYARQYFYNQNLSRSKKEGAQFFDNVIGVILQKNHAEEGLTAFMKEYPNSAYFAQANLPLADYYLAKKDFDKALETLKKVNQYQLSKEENTHYILKLGYAKFMTGDSKGATDALEEAYKTADQSQKGDIAYMLGHLYYSNRQNDKAFQYFDSIKDQDKFSKLVRPYYVQMYYNDKKYDQAITEGTALLNENISDSYKAEVHKIIGESYFMKNDYTSAYPHLKDYLSVQQNPSENDLYEMGFVAAQLKKYDEAVSYYNQLLNSNSALAQNAYYQLGNAYLAVGKKQEALSAFRSSYQMDYDAKVKKLAHEQYAKLSYDIGNPFESPSAVIQSYINENQNGANDSEMRSLLVKSYLYSGNYKETLNAIDRLQSSTPEINKVDQEVSYLLGTEEFNKGNYDEAEKYFLRSLGFNINKEFNSRALYWLAQVYYQKGNYPSAITRYEKLLTENFPEKQQLPYDLGYAYFKSKKFDQAATYFKQYLTNPKPEFKNDAELRLADIHYANNDLNEAIAIYDKNEDATDYTLYQKAMALGFKGDTQAKINNLKNLLSKYPDSEYYDDAQYEIGTAYAAQDDFTNSNDYFGKVIKGSADKDLIANASIYRAQNYIDQNQNDKALSELKSLGEQYKNTAYAQKVVQAAKPIFTKNGDVSGYETFARNIGVNVDTAEIDEINLSTGKQLFAKKDYKNAISYYEKYLTQNPTGEGLYQAKYELGESYYQTNNSTKALLVLQEVAGIQNDYQDDAQTRLAQIFIAQGNTAEAKKYLEGIKNSSNISIKNYANVELMKLYAEENNFSEAEKLANAVIANSKNSAAVIETAKVIKARSLMNSGKDKDAQSAYVALEKSSNTSVAAEALYAKAYYQNKGKAFKSSNETIFKLANNYASEEFWGAKALVLMAKNYIGLKDNYQASYTCDQIIANYKDFPEIVAEAKEVKKQIKK, from the coding sequence ATGAAATCAAAAAAAATACTTTTAGCGGCTGCGGTCATTTACTTCGGAATCTCCGATGCTCAACAGTCCCAATATTTTACCCAGAAAGAAAATTACAGGTTTAATCTAGCCGAAAATCTTTATCAGACCAAAATATACAACGCTTCTCAATACGAATATGCAAGACAATATTTCTACAATCAGAATTTGTCCCGTTCAAAAAAGGAAGGCGCACAATTTTTTGATAATGTAATTGGCGTGATTCTTCAGAAAAATCATGCTGAAGAAGGGTTAACAGCTTTCATGAAAGAATATCCGAATTCTGCTTATTTTGCACAGGCTAATCTTCCATTGGCAGATTACTACCTGGCAAAAAAAGATTTTGATAAAGCTTTGGAGACTTTGAAAAAAGTAAACCAGTATCAGCTTTCAAAAGAAGAGAATACACATTATATTCTGAAGCTTGGATATGCAAAATTCATGACGGGTGATTCTAAAGGAGCTACTGATGCTCTGGAAGAAGCCTACAAAACAGCGGATCAGTCTCAAAAAGGAGATATCGCGTATATGCTGGGGCATTTATATTACAGCAACAGACAAAATGATAAAGCTTTCCAGTATTTTGATTCTATAAAGGATCAGGATAAGTTCTCTAAGCTGGTACGTCCTTATTATGTACAGATGTATTATAATGATAAGAAATACGATCAGGCAATTACGGAAGGAACTGCTCTACTGAACGAAAATATTTCAGATTCTTATAAAGCGGAAGTTCATAAGATCATTGGTGAGAGTTACTTCATGAAGAATGATTATACTTCTGCCTATCCACATTTGAAAGACTATCTGAGTGTTCAGCAGAATCCTTCTGAAAATGATTTGTATGAGATGGGATTTGTGGCTGCACAGCTGAAAAAATATGATGAAGCGGTTTCTTATTACAACCAGCTTCTGAACAGCAATTCAGCCCTGGCACAGAATGCTTACTACCAGTTGGGAAATGCTTATCTGGCAGTAGGTAAAAAACAGGAAGCTCTTTCTGCATTCCGTTCTTCTTATCAGATGGATTATGATGCAAAAGTGAAAAAGCTGGCTCATGAGCAGTATGCTAAATTAAGTTACGATATCGGAAACCCGTTTGAAAGCCCTTCTGCGGTTATTCAAAGTTATATCAACGAAAATCAGAATGGTGCCAATGATTCAGAAATGAGATCATTATTGGTAAAATCTTATCTGTATTCCGGAAACTATAAAGAAACTCTGAACGCTATTGACAGATTGCAGAGTTCCACTCCTGAGATCAACAAGGTAGACCAGGAGGTTTCTTATTTATTGGGGACTGAAGAGTTCAACAAAGGAAACTATGATGAAGCTGAGAAATATTTCTTAAGAAGTCTTGGTTTCAATATTAATAAAGAATTTAACAGCAGAGCTTTATACTGGCTGGCACAGGTGTATTACCAGAAAGGAAATTACCCGTCTGCCATCACCCGTTATGAAAAGCTTCTTACCGAAAACTTCCCTGAAAAGCAGCAGCTGCCATATGATTTAGGATATGCTTATTTTAAATCCAAGAAATTTGACCAGGCTGCTACTTATTTCAAACAATATCTTACCAATCCGAAACCGGAGTTTAAAAATGATGCAGAACTTCGTCTTGCAGATATTCATTATGCCAATAATGATCTGAACGAAGCGATTGCCATCTATGATAAGAACGAAGATGCAACGGATTATACTTTGTACCAGAAAGCAATGGCTTTAGGATTCAAAGGAGATACTCAGGCGAAGATTAACAACCTTAAAAACCTTTTATCAAAATATCCGGATTCTGAATATTACGATGATGCTCAATACGAAATTGGAACAGCTTATGCCGCTCAGGATGATTTTACGAACTCCAATGATTATTTCGGAAAAGTGATTAAAGGATCTGCTGATAAAGATTTAATTGCTAATGCTTCAATTTACAGAGCACAGAACTACATCGATCAGAACCAGAATGACAAAGCGCTTTCTGAACTGAAATCTCTGGGTGAGCAGTATAAAAATACAGCCTATGCTCAGAAAGTTGTTCAGGCTGCAAAACCTATCTTCACGAAAAACGGGGATGTTTCAGGATATGAAACTTTTGCAAGAAATATTGGGGTGAATGTGGATACTGCAGAAATTGATGAAATCAATCTGTCAACAGGTAAACAATTGTTTGCAAAGAAAGATTATAAAAACGCAATTTCTTACTACGAAAAGTATCTTACACAGAACCCGACAGGAGAAGGATTGTACCAGGCGAAGTATGAATTGGGAGAAAGTTATTACCAAACCAATAATTCAACTAAAGCTTTACTTGTGCTTCAGGAAGTTGCTGGAATTCAGAACGATTACCAGGATGATGCACAAACTCGTTTAGCTCAGATCTTTATTGCACAAGGGAATACAGCGGAAGCTAAAAAGTACCTTGAAGGCATTAAGAATTCTTCCAATATCAGCATTAAAAATTATGCAAATGTTGAATTAATGAAGCTGTATGCAGAAGAAAATAACTTCTCCGAAGCTGAAAAATTAGCCAATGCAGTAATCGCCAATTCTAAAAACTCAGCAGCTGTTATTGAAACTGCAAAAGTGATCAAAGCAAGAAGTCTGATGAATTCAGGAAAAGATAAAGACGCACAGTCTGCCTATGTTGCTCTTGAAAAATCATCCAACACTTCTGTAGCTGCGGAAGCTTTATATGCAAAAGCATACTATCAGAACAAAGGGAAAGCATTCAAGTCTTCTAATGAGACGATCTTTAAGCTAGCCAATAACTATGCATCAGAAGAATTCTGGGGAGCAAAAGCGTTGGTATTGATGGCGAAAAACTATATCGGTCTGAAGGATAATTACCAGGCGAGTTATACCTGTGATCAGATCATTGCAAACTATAAGGATTTCCCTGAAATTGTTGCAGAAGCAAAAGAAGTTAAAAAACAGATTAAGAAATAG
- a CDS encoding CocE/NonD family hydrolase, whose protein sequence is MKFKILLALIFVNLMQAQKFYFPKTAVTDSLILEKQMPELAQQVIPQLQSEKNKPENKVDLLDNLFRLQMIAQDYKNSLASLSENRNLFADHHMGDYRYIGFELYSMAKLAQKENNISFSNAFEKVFNQKYESLPEKLIPRLPLAVDGNVRESRKQMKVILDAQKNKDSIDYKTALSLCKSYLNYKTYSSIKPQVMKLLASRDKEKFIIETRDLKIKNGNTLTITIVRKKGNTSPLPVILTNNIYAGLFDEFFGKRAATYNYVGAVVNTRGKRNSNNVNDPFEHESEDIYEVIDWVSKQPWCNGKVGMIGGSYLGFSQWAAVKKLHPALKTIVPQVAVGIGIDYPAQNNIFMSYMLQWIQYVTNNKLTDEVDFGNFAKWNLINTEWYKSGKSFRALDTISGKTSKIFQRWLDHPAYDEYWQKMVPYKEDFSKINIPILTTTGYYDDDQIGALYYFKQHHLYNKNADHYLVIGPYNHGGAQSFGFTYVNGSPIDPVARISIDDLAFSWFDYILKEGKKPEILKDRINFQVMNTNTWKHVADLDKMHTSTVKFYLQDKKNTASVFNKPETQSFTKQIIDFKNRDQKDTYYKVSKKDSIKTTTSIIFESEVLDKDMIISGNLSGFFNVSINKKDFDTDTYLYQIQPDGKSSLLSTHIVRASYAKNNEVRQLLEPNKMEQIPINNSYVMSRKIEKGSKLLLLVGVNKNPNWQINYGTGKDVSDETIKDSGEPLEVKWYNDSYVEIPVYKD, encoded by the coding sequence ATGAAATTTAAGATACTTTTAGCATTAATTTTTGTCAACCTCATGCAGGCACAAAAATTTTACTTTCCAAAGACCGCTGTAACTGACTCTCTTATACTGGAAAAACAGATGCCGGAACTTGCACAGCAAGTGATCCCCCAACTTCAATCCGAAAAAAATAAACCGGAAAACAAGGTCGACCTTCTGGATAATCTTTTCCGTTTACAGATGATAGCTCAGGATTATAAAAATTCTTTGGCTTCTCTGTCGGAAAACCGTAATCTCTTTGCTGATCACCATATGGGAGATTATAGGTACATTGGGTTTGAATTGTACAGCATGGCTAAACTGGCACAAAAGGAAAACAATATCTCTTTTTCCAATGCTTTTGAGAAAGTATTTAACCAAAAATATGAAAGCCTTCCGGAAAAACTGATTCCCAGACTGCCTCTTGCGGTTGACGGCAATGTAAGAGAATCCAGAAAACAAATGAAGGTAATACTGGACGCGCAAAAGAACAAAGACAGTATTGATTACAAAACCGCTCTATCATTATGTAAAAGTTATCTGAACTATAAAACCTATTCCAGCATCAAACCTCAGGTGATGAAGCTGCTGGCGTCAAGGGATAAGGAAAAATTCATTATTGAAACCAGAGATCTTAAGATAAAAAATGGGAATACCCTGACGATTACCATTGTCCGAAAAAAAGGAAACACTTCCCCGCTTCCAGTAATTCTTACCAATAATATTTATGCAGGTCTATTTGATGAATTCTTTGGAAAGAGAGCAGCTACTTATAATTATGTAGGAGCTGTTGTCAATACCCGCGGCAAGAGAAACAGTAATAATGTAAATGATCCCTTTGAGCATGAATCAGAAGATATCTATGAAGTGATAGACTGGGTAAGCAAACAGCCATGGTGCAACGGAAAGGTAGGAATGATCGGTGGAAGTTATTTAGGTTTCAGCCAATGGGCAGCTGTCAAAAAACTGCATCCTGCATTAAAGACAATCGTTCCGCAGGTTGCTGTAGGAATCGGGATCGATTATCCTGCTCAGAATAATATTTTTATGAGCTATATGCTTCAGTGGATACAGTATGTCACCAACAACAAACTTACGGATGAAGTAGACTTTGGTAATTTCGCAAAATGGAATTTAATCAATACAGAATGGTATAAAAGTGGAAAATCATTCAGAGCCTTGGACACGATAAGCGGGAAAACCAGCAAAATCTTCCAGCGATGGCTGGATCATCCGGCATATGATGAGTACTGGCAGAAAATGGTTCCTTACAAAGAGGATTTTTCTAAAATAAACATTCCTATTCTGACAACAACCGGATATTATGATGATGATCAGATAGGCGCACTGTATTATTTTAAGCAGCACCATCTATACAATAAAAATGCAGACCATTATCTGGTAATAGGTCCTTACAATCATGGAGGGGCACAGAGTTTCGGTTTTACTTACGTGAACGGCAGCCCTATTGATCCGGTGGCCAGAATAAGCATTGATGACCTTGCTTTTTCATGGTTTGATTATATTTTGAAAGAAGGCAAAAAACCTGAAATTTTAAAAGACAGAATTAATTTTCAGGTGATGAATACCAATACGTGGAAACATGTTGCTGATCTGGATAAAATGCATACCTCAACTGTAAAATTCTACCTTCAGGACAAGAAAAATACAGCTTCAGTGTTTAATAAGCCGGAAACCCAAAGTTTCACAAAACAAATTATTGATTTCAAAAACAGAGATCAGAAGGACACCTATTACAAAGTCAGCAAAAAAGACAGTATAAAAACAACGACTTCCATTATTTTTGAAAGTGAAGTACTGGATAAGGATATGATCATCAGCGGAAATCTGTCCGGATTCTTCAATGTTTCCATCAACAAAAAAGATTTTGATACGGATACTTATCTGTACCAGATTCAGCCGGATGGAAAATCTTCACTACTGTCCACTCATATTGTAAGAGCCAGCTATGCAAAGAACAATGAAGTAAGACAGCTTCTTGAGCCCAATAAAATGGAACAGATTCCGATTAACAACTCGTATGTTATGAGTAGAAAGATAGAAAAAGGAAGTAAACTGTTATTATTAGTCGGCGTTAATAAAAATCCTAACTGGCAGATCAATTACGGGACTGGCAAAGATGTAAGTGATGAAACGATAAAAGATTCCGGGGAACCACTGGAAGTAAAATGGTATAACGACAGCTATGTGGAAATACCTGTTTATAAAGACTAA
- a CDS encoding lipocalin family protein, with translation MQKIFSLAFLMAVSCINAQKLKKEDVTGFWKLKEAGFYENKKKVVKEFDNCRLMRNYAIREDGYAIYNYIEGKTGDCSPSEPRLSFWRIIENRIQFYVDEQNILEEVEVILNKDSTMTFSSYIPNPIKVKGNAVAEKMVNTIHYDILEKKY, from the coding sequence ATGCAAAAGATATTTTCTCTTGCTTTTCTTATGGCAGTTTCTTGTATTAATGCCCAGAAATTAAAGAAAGAAGACGTTACTGGGTTTTGGAAACTGAAGGAAGCCGGGTTTTATGAAAATAAAAAGAAAGTGGTAAAAGAATTTGATAACTGCCGCTTGATGAGAAATTATGCCATCAGGGAAGACGGATATGCCATTTATAATTATATAGAAGGGAAAACAGGCGACTGCAGTCCATCTGAGCCAAGACTTTCTTTTTGGAGAATCATAGAAAACAGAATTCAGTTTTATGTAGATGAGCAGAATATTCTTGAAGAAGTGGAAGTAATCCTGAATAAAGATAGCACAATGACTTTTTCAAGTTATATTCCCAACCCAATTAAAGTTAAAGGAAATGCTGTTGCTGAAAAAATGGTAAACACCATCCACTACGATATCCTTGAGAAAAAATACTAA
- a CDS encoding fimbrial biogenesis chaperone, translating to MNRSYIFILFSLFLFCSQINAQTGVSVSPPRLYFESDAGKSITQKVTVTNVSAKNSLDMAVSLGDWEYNETGENKMSPANTLPTSCASWISIKNEDTYFTLAPGERKDIDVTITPPATLSDQMLAHTGVLYVSQMNPVNDVDNKGANIKVSIRSGIKLFHKLTAKATKKIEIHNLTLAQSKKDLTILFENQGNIWTDGKIQTELVNTENGNKVSLDQIIFYTMPGNKRELNIPLPATLLKGKYTASVVIDYGDNNNLELAELNFTHE from the coding sequence ATGAACCGATCTTATATCTTCATTTTATTCTCTTTATTCCTTTTCTGTTCTCAAATTAATGCTCAAACAGGTGTATCGGTGTCTCCACCCAGGCTTTATTTTGAATCTGATGCAGGAAAAAGCATTACCCAGAAGGTAACTGTAACCAATGTAAGTGCAAAAAATTCTCTGGACATGGCTGTCAGTTTAGGTGACTGGGAATATAATGAAACAGGAGAAAACAAAATGTCTCCTGCCAATACGCTGCCAACATCCTGCGCCAGCTGGATATCAATAAAAAATGAAGATACCTATTTTACCTTAGCTCCGGGGGAAAGAAAGGATATTGATGTCACCATTACTCCTCCCGCTACATTATCAGATCAGATGTTGGCTCATACTGGTGTACTGTATGTGAGTCAGATGAATCCTGTGAATGATGTAGATAACAAAGGTGCCAATATAAAAGTAAGTATCCGTTCAGGAATTAAACTCTTTCATAAGCTAACTGCCAAAGCCACCAAAAAAATTGAGATTCATAATCTTACTTTAGCTCAATCCAAAAAAGATCTTACCATCTTATTTGAAAATCAGGGCAATATATGGACCGATGGAAAAATACAAACGGAACTTGTCAATACAGAAAATGGCAATAAAGTATCGCTTGATCAGATTATTTTCTATACCATGCCCGGAAATAAAAGAGAATTGAACATCCCTCTTCCTGCAACACTTTTAAAAGGAAAGTATACTGCATCAGTAGTGATTGATTATGGAGACAACAATAATCTGGAGCTAGCAGAACTGAATTTTACACATGAATAA
- a CDS encoding DUF4377 domain-containing protein, translated as MKSIATILKGAAPALALFAMTQCTTAASASAGDETTFIVGPQTADCTGVAPMKCLQVKENVSGDWTNFYSNIEGFTYEPGYEYVLKVKTEKIANPPADGSSIKYTLVKQVSKTKKKEMASNEKTLIVGAQTVDCSAGAGRMKCLQVKENASESWTNFYSNIEGFTYEPGYEYVLKVKTEKIANPPADASSIKYTLIEQVSKTKK; from the coding sequence ATGAAAAGTATCGCAACAATTCTAAAAGGGGCAGCACCCGCATTAGCATTATTCGCAATGACGCAATGTACAACAGCAGCAAGTGCATCGGCAGGAGATGAAACAACTTTCATCGTAGGACCACAAACCGCAGACTGTACTGGCGTAGCTCCTATGAAATGTCTGCAGGTAAAAGAAAACGTTTCCGGAGACTGGACCAATTTCTACAGCAATATTGAAGGGTTTACCTATGAACCAGGTTACGAATATGTTTTAAAAGTAAAAACAGAAAAAATAGCCAATCCACCCGCTGACGGATCCTCTATAAAATACACTTTGGTAAAGCAGGTTTCTAAAACAAAAAAGAAAGAAATGGCATCCAATGAAAAAACACTTATTGTAGGCGCACAAACTGTAGACTGTTCTGCAGGAGCAGGGCGAATGAAGTGTCTGCAGGTAAAAGAGAATGCTTCTGAAAGCTGGACCAATTTCTACAGCAACATTGAAGGGTTTACCTATGAACCGGGTTACGAATATGTTTTAAAAGTAAAAACAGAAAAAATTGCGAATCCTCCAGCTGATGCTTCTTCCATTAAATATACATTGATAGAACAGGTTTCTAAAACGAAAAAATAA